The proteins below are encoded in one region of Candidatus Deferrimicrobium sp.:
- a CDS encoding MBL fold metallo-hydrolase encodes MKAFIDPGKEASGPGILPLREAAPDILQLRVPLEAGIDHNNVYLVREDAGWVVFDTGMDSPAVRGIWETALSGPLKDGIRRIVVSHHHPDHLGLAAWLEETTGAPVYVRPEELAVARSAALLDPSGEGAIREYLGGNGLPSKDIDWFVDDFMRSFFACKIPREPRTPEPGDRFVAGRYTFEVLVHGGHSVAQVALHDPSAGILLSGDQMLERITPNVGLWPFGDASPLENYFRSLDALESREIRLVLPGHHDVFRTDGSLPGALRAHHRMMLAKFLDRIRGEMTGFELSEAVFGKQHDLDNRVLALVETMAHLQWLLREGEVVRRDDLRTSRYRRTVR; translated from the coding sequence ATGAAGGCGTTCATCGATCCAGGGAAGGAAGCGTCCGGGCCGGGCATCCTGCCCCTTCGGGAAGCGGCTCCCGACATCCTCCAGCTGCGGGTGCCGCTGGAAGCAGGCATCGACCACAACAACGTCTACCTGGTCCGCGAGGACGCGGGGTGGGTCGTCTTCGACACCGGGATGGACTCGCCGGCGGTCCGCGGCATCTGGGAGACCGCCCTCTCGGGACCGCTGAAGGACGGTATCCGCCGGATCGTCGTATCCCACCACCATCCCGATCACCTCGGTCTGGCGGCCTGGCTGGAGGAAACCACGGGCGCTCCGGTGTACGTTCGCCCGGAAGAGCTTGCGGTCGCAAGATCCGCGGCACTCCTGGATCCTTCCGGGGAAGGCGCGATCCGGGAGTATCTCGGCGGCAACGGGTTGCCGTCGAAGGACATCGACTGGTTCGTCGACGACTTCATGCGGTCGTTCTTCGCCTGCAAGATCCCGCGGGAACCAAGGACCCCCGAGCCCGGGGACCGGTTCGTGGCCGGCCGCTACACGTTCGAGGTCCTCGTCCATGGGGGGCACAGCGTGGCGCAGGTTGCCCTTCATGATCCTTCCGCCGGAATCCTTCTCAGCGGGGACCAGATGCTGGAACGGATCACGCCGAACGTGGGCCTGTGGCCTTTCGGGGACGCCAGTCCGCTCGAGAACTATTTCCGGAGCCTCGACGCGCTGGAATCACGGGAGATCCGGCTTGTTCTGCCGGGGCATCACGACGTCTTCCGGACCGATGGGAGCCTGCCCGGCGCGTTGCGTGCGCACCACCGCATGATGCTTGCGAAATTCCTGGACCGTATCCGGGGAGAGATGACCGGCTTCGAGCTCTCGGAAGCCGTTTTCGGAAAACAGCACGACCTCGACAATCGCGTGCTCGCCCTGGTGGAGACGATGGCCCACCTGCAGTGGCTGCTCCGGGAGGGGGAAGTCGTCCGCCGTGACGACCTCCGCACCTCGCGGTATCGAAGGACGGTCCGATGA
- the smpB gene encoding SsrA-binding protein SmpB, with amino-acid sequence MAGKNEKPDSPSVKVVSTNRRARHEYEILETFECGLALQGHEVKSIREGRVNIADGFAAFRGNEAFVENMHITPYSHGDVRVIDPLRVRKLLLKRKEIDYLFGKVKERGLSVIPLKLYFKGPRVKLEVGLGRGKKLYDKRHDIAERDARRDIERATRARGKRSGDRE; translated from the coding sequence ATGGCCGGCAAGAACGAAAAGCCCGACAGCCCTTCCGTGAAGGTGGTCTCCACGAACCGCCGCGCCCGGCACGAGTACGAGATCCTCGAGACCTTCGAGTGCGGGCTCGCGCTCCAGGGGCACGAGGTGAAGTCGATCCGCGAGGGGCGCGTCAACATTGCGGACGGGTTCGCCGCTTTCCGGGGAAACGAGGCGTTTGTCGAGAACATGCACATCACGCCTTACTCCCACGGCGACGTGCGGGTCATCGACCCGCTGCGGGTCCGCAAGCTGCTCCTCAAGCGGAAGGAGATCGACTACCTCTTCGGCAAGGTCAAGGAGCGGGGGCTATCCGTCATCCCCCTGAAGCTCTACTTCAAGGGGCCGCGGGTCAAGCTCGAGGTGGGGCTGGGCCGTGGGAAGAAGCTCTACGACAAGCGGCACGACATCGCCGAACGGGACGCACGCCGCGACATCGAGCGCGCCACCCGGGCCCGGGGGAAACGCTCCGGGGACCGGGAGTAG
- a CDS encoding amidohydrolase family protein, whose translation MKPAPDRRQGVVYVASRLVAEAGAVFSPGALAVADGSVLLAGPKADVLRAAPVGFSRMEFPGAVIVPGLVNAHVHLQIPRFTDHAGMPPPNPSSFVDWILRVIAWKRSAEPASFASNFAAAADEALSFGTTTVGEIAGPDLSSYERCPLRARVFAEGIGLVPDVAPEVLARVDAAIGRVEAFSAVNPLVRAGVSPHTLYTVGERLLRALADLAVAKGLPVCLHLAESRQEMAFLFDGGGEIASRLYPAVGKDVSWFHGLGRSIPTYLAEVGLLREGVLLVHNVHLARPEIDALRSCGARFILCPRSNAALGNGATDVTHFVDAKIPFALGTDSLGSVPDLSPWEEMRAARSLYKGRRKNAVLCRELFRAATEHGADALDLPGGILAPGEPADFTIVDDPGGTGDRFFGELLEKTNGANVRLTVVAGQSAHGAAA comes from the coding sequence ATGAAGCCGGCGCCTGACCGGCGGCAGGGGGTCGTGTACGTCGCCTCGCGGCTGGTCGCCGAGGCAGGGGCGGTGTTTTCCCCGGGGGCACTGGCGGTGGCGGACGGGAGCGTCCTGCTCGCGGGGCCGAAGGCGGACGTCCTCCGGGCCGCCCCGGTAGGCTTCTCCCGGATGGAGTTCCCCGGCGCCGTGATCGTGCCGGGGCTGGTCAACGCGCACGTCCACCTGCAGATTCCGAGGTTCACCGACCATGCGGGGATGCCGCCGCCGAATCCCTCATCGTTCGTCGACTGGATCCTGCGCGTGATCGCGTGGAAGCGGAGTGCGGAGCCGGCCTCCTTTGCGTCGAATTTCGCCGCCGCCGCGGACGAGGCGCTCTCCTTCGGCACCACGACGGTGGGGGAGATCGCCGGACCGGACCTGTCCTCCTACGAACGCTGCCCCCTGCGGGCGCGGGTCTTCGCGGAAGGGATCGGGCTCGTTCCGGATGTCGCCCCGGAAGTCCTTGCCCGCGTGGACGCGGCGATCGGCCGGGTCGAAGCGTTCTCCGCCGTCAACCCCCTTGTTCGGGCGGGAGTGTCCCCCCACACGCTGTACACGGTTGGGGAACGCCTCCTTCGCGCCCTCGCGGATCTCGCCGTAGCGAAGGGGCTTCCCGTCTGTCTTCACCTGGCCGAATCGAGGCAGGAGATGGCGTTCCTCTTCGATGGAGGAGGGGAGATCGCCTCGCGCCTGTACCCCGCTGTGGGAAAGGACGTCTCCTGGTTCCATGGTCTCGGACGGTCGATTCCCACGTATCTTGCCGAGGTCGGTCTTTTGCGGGAAGGGGTGTTGCTGGTGCATAATGTCCACCTCGCGCGCCCTGAGATCGACGCCCTGCGCTCGTGCGGCGCCCGCTTCATCCTTTGCCCGAGGAGCAACGCGGCGCTCGGGAACGGCGCCACCGACGTCACCCATTTCGTGGACGCGAAGATCCCGTTCGCCCTCGGGACCGACAGCCTTGGCTCGGTGCCGGACCTGTCGCCGTGGGAGGAGATGCGCGCCGCCCGTTCCCTGTACAAGGGAAGGAGGAAAAACGCCGTGCTTTGCCGGGAACTCTTCCGCGCTGCGACGGAGCATGGGGCTGACGCCCTCGATCTCCCCGGCGGGATTCTCGCTCCGGGTGAACCGGCCGACTTTACGATTGTGGACGACCCTGGCGGTACGGGCGACCGGTTTTTCGGGGAACTGTTGGAGAAGACGAACGGAGCCAACGTACGGTTGACCGTTGTCGCCGGGCAGTCGGCGCACGGCGCCGCCGCGTAA
- the panD gene encoding aspartate 1-decarboxylase: MMKSMLKCKIHRATVTDAVLHYEGSVTIDKTLMDAAGLVEYEQVHIWNVDNGNRFTTYAIEGEADSGVICLNGAAARQVSKGDLVIIASFSAYDEKELEHFQPTLVYVDRKNRITGVKRKVESESQRPRVAAAV, translated from the coding sequence ATGATGAAGTCCATGCTGAAGTGCAAGATCCATCGTGCGACGGTGACCGACGCCGTCCTGCACTACGAAGGGAGCGTGACGATCGACAAGACGCTGATGGATGCGGCGGGGCTCGTCGAGTACGAGCAAGTCCACATCTGGAACGTCGACAACGGCAATCGCTTCACCACCTACGCCATCGAGGGCGAGGCGGACTCCGGCGTGATCTGCCTGAACGGCGCCGCCGCCCGCCAGGTGAGCAAGGGCGATCTGGTGATCATCGCCAGCTTCTCCGCCTACGACGAAAAGGAGCTTGAGCACTTCCAGCCGACCCTGGTCTATGTAGACCGGAAGAACCGGATCACGGGCGTGAAGCGGAAGGTCGAGTCGGAGAGCCAGCGTCCGCGCGTCGCCGCCGCGGTCTGA
- the panC gene encoding pantoate--beta-alanine ligase, with translation MELHRTPAAIRAWADARRAEGARIGLVPTMGCLHEGHVSLVRIARGAGSDAVVASIFVNPTQFGPGEDYEKYPRDETRDLAMLDAAGVDAVYLPGAKDMYPEGHQTFVEVTGASKGLCGAARPGHFRGVATVVAKLFLASKPHVAVFGEKDYQQLAVIRAMNRDLDFGIEIVGAPIVREEDGLAKSSRNVYLKGDDRIAARCLSRGLFRAKELFGKGERDAGTLVAAARSAIEGEPLAKLEYAEGRDPVTLTPRSGRVDAVTILVAAKVGPARLIDNITLGK, from the coding sequence ATGGAGCTGCATCGCACTCCGGCGGCGATACGGGCGTGGGCCGACGCGCGCAGGGCAGAAGGGGCACGGATCGGCCTGGTGCCGACGATGGGGTGCCTGCACGAGGGGCATGTGAGCCTGGTGCGGATCGCGAGGGGGGCCGGGAGCGATGCGGTGGTGGCGTCGATCTTCGTCAACCCGACGCAGTTCGGGCCGGGAGAGGATTACGAAAAGTATCCCAGGGACGAAACGCGGGACCTGGCGATGCTCGATGCGGCGGGAGTCGATGCGGTGTACCTCCCCGGCGCGAAGGACATGTACCCGGAGGGGCACCAGACGTTCGTCGAGGTGACCGGCGCTTCGAAGGGGCTGTGCGGCGCGGCGCGCCCTGGCCACTTCCGGGGGGTCGCAACGGTGGTGGCGAAGCTGTTCCTCGCTTCGAAACCCCATGTGGCGGTCTTCGGAGAGAAGGATTACCAGCAGTTGGCGGTGATCCGCGCGATGAACAGGGACCTCGACTTCGGCATCGAGATCGTCGGGGCGCCGATCGTCCGGGAAGAGGACGGATTGGCGAAGAGCTCGCGCAACGTCTATCTGAAAGGCGACGACCGGATCGCGGCCCGGTGCCTGTCGCGGGGGCTCTTCCGGGCGAAAGAGTTGTTCGGAAAGGGCGAGCGGGACGCAGGGACCCTGGTCGCGGCGGCCAGGTCTGCGATCGAAGGGGAGCCGCTGGCGAAACTGGAATACGCGGAAGGGCGGGACCCGGTCACGCTCACTCCGCGTTCGGGCCGCGTGGACGCCGTCACGATCCTGGTGGCGGCGAAGGTCGGCCCTGCGCGGTTGATCGACAATATCACGCTGGGAAAATAA
- the panB gene encoding 3-methyl-2-oxobutanoate hydroxymethyltransferase, which yields MAVRKTNILDLGRMKVEGAKIVMITAYDALFARIFDDVGVDVILVGDSLGQVVLGHSSTLNVTMEDMVRHTEAAAQGRKRAFLIADMPFLSYQTGPSDAIRNAGRLLQAGAEAVKLEGGRNAAETIRAISSADIPVMGHIGLTPQSVHRMGGYRVQGKTDPQRERLLDDAAAVQEAGAFSVVLEGIPAALAEEITRALSIPTIGIGAGVGCDGQVLVMHDLLGLFDEFRPKFVKRFGELRKPVEDAVGAYAAAVRDGSFPGKEHSF from the coding sequence ATGGCGGTGCGCAAAACCAATATCCTCGACCTTGGGCGGATGAAGGTGGAGGGGGCGAAAATCGTGATGATCACGGCGTACGACGCCCTGTTCGCCCGCATCTTCGACGACGTCGGCGTGGACGTGATCCTCGTTGGCGACTCGCTGGGGCAGGTGGTGCTCGGCCACTCCAGCACCCTGAACGTCACGATGGAGGACATGGTCCGGCACACGGAGGCGGCGGCACAAGGGCGCAAGCGCGCCTTCCTCATTGCGGACATGCCGTTCCTTTCGTACCAGACCGGCCCGTCGGACGCCATCCGCAACGCCGGGCGGCTGCTCCAGGCGGGGGCGGAAGCGGTGAAGCTGGAGGGGGGGCGCAATGCCGCGGAAACGATCCGGGCGATCTCGTCGGCGGACATCCCCGTGATGGGGCACATCGGGCTCACTCCCCAGTCGGTCCACCGGATGGGCGGCTATCGGGTGCAGGGGAAGACCGACCCGCAGCGGGAGCGGCTGCTGGACGACGCGGCGGCGGTGCAGGAAGCGGGGGCGTTCTCCGTGGTGCTCGAGGGGATCCCCGCCGCACTGGCCGAGGAGATCACGCGGGCGCTTTCGATTCCGACGATCGGGATCGGCGCCGGAGTCGGGTGCGACGGGCAGGTGCTGGTGATGCACGACCTGCTGGGGCTGTTCGACGAGTTCCGCCCGAAGTTCGTGAAGCGCTTCGGCGAGCTTCGTAAGCCGGTGGAGGATGCGGTCGGGGCGTACGCCGCCGCGGTGCGCGACGGGTCGTTTCCCGGGAAGGAGCACTCCTTCTGA
- a CDS encoding deoxynucleoside kinase, translated as MTEPKTPRYIAIEGPIGVGKSSLAKILAQKYASRLVKEEVAGNPFLERFYENPRKFAFQTQLFFLLSRYRQQRELAQGDLFEGGLVCDYILAKDKIFALINLEDDEISLYESIYKLLVSTLPKPDLVIYLQARPEVLLSRVRKRGIAYERNISLDYLRTLSDAYNEYFFHYNETPLLVVNTSEIDFVESPRDLEHLVREVKSVKRGTQHYIPLGSG; from the coding sequence ATGACGGAACCGAAGACCCCCCGGTACATTGCGATCGAAGGACCGATCGGCGTCGGGAAATCGTCCCTGGCGAAGATCCTCGCCCAGAAATACGCTTCCCGCCTCGTCAAGGAAGAGGTGGCGGGGAACCCGTTCCTCGAGCGCTTCTACGAGAACCCCCGTAAGTTCGCCTTCCAGACCCAGCTTTTCTTCCTTCTGTCGCGCTATCGGCAGCAACGGGAGCTGGCCCAGGGGGACCTTTTCGAGGGCGGCTTGGTGTGCGACTACATCCTGGCCAAGGACAAGATCTTCGCCCTGATCAACCTCGAGGACGACGAGATCTCCCTCTACGAGTCGATCTACAAGCTGCTCGTGTCCACGCTTCCCAAGCCGGACCTGGTCATCTACCTCCAGGCGCGCCCCGAGGTCCTGCTGTCCAGAGTCCGTAAACGGGGGATCGCCTACGAACGGAACATCTCTCTTGACTACCTGCGCACTCTGAGCGATGCTTATAACGAATACTTTTTCCACTATAACGAGACCCCGCTCCTGGTGGTGAACACGAGCGAGATCGACTTTGTGGAAAGCCCCCGCGACCTTGAACATCTCGTGAGAGAAGTCAAGAGTGTGAAACGCGGGACGCAGCACTACATACCGCTGGGATCCGGGTAG
- the rsmA gene encoding 16S rRNA (adenine(1518)-N(6)/adenine(1519)-N(6))-dimethyltransferase RsmA yields the protein MATDSPRRTLAALGLSPRKSLGQNFLADPNVARKIVGLAQKYPPPYLEIGPGLGALTSCLAEAGAPVVAVEVDRGLATYLRNRFSGGSVEIVEADFLNVPAKEWRRRFPEGGTVLGNLPYSLSSPIVLRLIELRDRFPRTILMLQREVVDRLCAGPGGKEYGILSVYLGVLAEARKEFVVRRACFYPAPDVDSAVMSVRFAGEYSEALVAALRTVVRAAFAHRRKTLRNAPVPFLPGGAGQWCELLLAAGIDPAGRAEEVLPAAYLALARAFAGM from the coding sequence ATGGCTACGGATTCTCCGCGGCGGACACTCGCCGCCCTCGGGCTGTCCCCCCGCAAGTCGCTCGGGCAGAACTTCCTCGCCGACCCGAACGTCGCGCGGAAGATCGTCGGGCTTGCGCAGAAATATCCTCCCCCGTACCTCGAGATCGGCCCCGGGCTCGGGGCGCTGACCTCGTGTCTCGCCGAGGCGGGAGCGCCCGTTGTCGCGGTCGAGGTGGATCGCGGCCTGGCGACGTACCTGCGAAACCGGTTCTCCGGCGGTTCCGTGGAGATCGTCGAGGCAGACTTCCTCAATGTCCCCGCGAAGGAGTGGCGGAGGCGGTTCCCCGAGGGCGGAACGGTGCTCGGCAACCTCCCGTACTCCCTCTCCTCTCCCATCGTCTTGAGGCTGATCGAACTGCGGGATCGATTCCCCCGTACGATCCTGATGCTGCAGCGGGAGGTTGTGGACCGCCTGTGCGCCGGTCCCGGGGGGAAGGAGTACGGGATCCTCTCTGTCTATCTCGGCGTTCTCGCGGAGGCGCGCAAGGAGTTCGTCGTGCGGCGGGCCTGCTTTTATCCCGCTCCGGACGTCGACTCCGCGGTAATGTCGGTCCGCTTCGCCGGCGAATACTCCGAGGCGCTGGTCGCTGCGCTTCGGACGGTCGTCCGCGCCGCTTTCGCGCATCGGCGGAAGACGCTGCGCAACGCTCCCGTCCCGTTCCTCCCCGGGGGCGCCGGACAATGGTGCGAACTGCTCCTGGCCGCCGGAATCGATCCCGCCGGCCGGGCCGAGGAAGTGCTTCCCGCCGCATACCTCGCCCTGGCGCGGGCGTTCGCCGGAATGTAG
- the tsaD gene encoding tRNA (adenosine(37)-N6)-threonylcarbamoyltransferase complex transferase subunit TsaD translates to MRVLGIESSCDETAAAVYDVSAGLLSSVVSSQVAVHGAYGGVVPELASREHLKSIVPVVEKALSDASTGRDAIDGIAVTAGPGLIGSLLVGLCFAKSLAFAWGKPLYGADHLEAHVYAVFLECDVPFPYIALLVSGGHTSLFRVEGWGEMKFLGGTRDDAAGEAFDKAAKMMGFPYPGGVAIDLAGREGDAARFHFPRAWLSRDSTDFSFSGLKTALRTFLASPEGKTARMEDVAASFQEAVADVLVGKAIEAAERERVPRLVLAGGVSANTRVRSLAEIRGAAAGIATFLPSKALCTDNAAMVALLGERRLSAGITSGPELTAYAASRFTR, encoded by the coding sequence GTGCGTGTCCTTGGCATCGAGAGCTCCTGCGACGAGACCGCCGCCGCCGTCTACGACGTCTCCGCGGGGTTGCTCTCCAGCGTCGTGTCGTCCCAGGTCGCGGTCCACGGCGCGTACGGCGGCGTGGTTCCCGAGCTCGCGTCCCGCGAACACCTGAAATCGATCGTTCCGGTGGTCGAGAAGGCGCTGTCCGACGCCTCCACGGGCCGCGACGCGATCGACGGAATCGCCGTCACGGCGGGGCCGGGGCTCATCGGATCGCTCCTCGTGGGCCTGTGCTTCGCGAAGTCGCTTGCCTTCGCGTGGGGGAAGCCACTCTACGGCGCGGATCACCTTGAAGCGCACGTCTACGCCGTCTTCCTCGAGTGCGACGTTCCCTTTCCCTACATCGCGCTGCTGGTGTCCGGCGGCCATACGTCCCTATTCCGCGTCGAAGGGTGGGGGGAGATGAAATTCCTGGGCGGCACGCGGGACGATGCGGCGGGGGAGGCGTTCGACAAGGCGGCGAAGATGATGGGGTTTCCATATCCCGGCGGGGTCGCGATCGATCTGGCCGGACGGGAGGGGGATGCGGCGCGGTTCCACTTCCCGCGGGCGTGGCTCTCCCGCGACTCGACCGACTTCTCCTTCTCGGGCCTCAAGACGGCGCTACGGACCTTCCTCGCATCTCCGGAAGGGAAAACCGCGCGGATGGAAGATGTCGCCGCCTCCTTCCAGGAAGCGGTGGCCGACGTACTGGTCGGGAAGGCGATCGAAGCGGCGGAGCGTGAGCGGGTTCCACGGCTGGTGCTGGCCGGCGGCGTCTCGGCGAACACCCGCGTTCGTTCCCTGGCGGAGATTCGGGGCGCCGCGGCGGGTATCGCGACGTTCCTCCCTTCGAAGGCGCTGTGCACCGACAACGCGGCGATGGTGGCGCTGCTCGGGGAGCGCCGTCTCTCGGCCGGGATCACCTCGGGACCCGAGTTGACCGCCTATGCGGCCTCCCGGTTCACCCGGTAA
- a CDS encoding PhoH family protein: protein MIKNFVLDTNVLLHDPNALFHFEDNRVIVPITVIEELDHFKKDLNMLGRNARTVSKHIDRLRTSGNLGEGVALEHGGVLRVALGSEGASLLPPELEGRAGDNQILGVALSARAREKDVPVVVVTKDTNLRIKADALGITAEDYESDRVDIEELYRGFREVNVGKEFIDAFYAAGECLPPSDARDLHPNEYIVFRAAASQSSALGRTDALRRKIRLLSPSKDDVWGVRPRNKEQTFALDILLDDSVKLVTLAGKAGTGKTLLAIAAGLRKTSDEEVYQRMLVSRPVLPMGKDLGFLPGDVEEKLKPWMQPIFDNVEYLFGFNRKKRQGGVRGYQELMNLGILEIEPLTYIRGRSIPNQFIIVDEAQNLSPHEVKTIITRAGENSKVVLTGDPYQIDNPFVDSASNGLSCTVEKFKGEAIAGHVLLVKGERSPLAELAANIL from the coding sequence GTGATCAAGAACTTCGTGCTGGACACGAACGTCCTTCTGCACGATCCCAATGCGCTGTTCCACTTCGAAGACAACCGGGTGATCGTCCCGATCACGGTGATCGAGGAACTCGATCATTTTAAAAAAGACCTGAACATGCTCGGGCGCAATGCCCGGACGGTGTCCAAGCACATCGACCGGCTGCGCACCTCCGGCAACCTGGGGGAGGGGGTTGCTCTGGAGCACGGAGGGGTTCTGCGCGTGGCGCTCGGAAGCGAGGGGGCGTCCCTGCTTCCTCCGGAACTGGAAGGCCGGGCCGGGGACAACCAGATCCTCGGGGTCGCCCTGTCGGCGCGGGCGAGGGAAAAGGACGTTCCCGTGGTCGTGGTCACCAAGGACACGAACCTTCGAATCAAGGCGGACGCCCTCGGGATCACGGCGGAGGATTACGAGAGCGACCGGGTCGACATCGAGGAACTGTACCGCGGGTTCCGCGAGGTGAACGTCGGCAAGGAGTTCATCGACGCCTTCTACGCGGCGGGGGAGTGCCTTCCGCCTTCGGACGCCCGGGACCTGCACCCGAACGAGTACATCGTCTTCCGCGCCGCCGCCTCCCAGTCGTCGGCGCTGGGACGGACCGACGCGCTGCGCAGGAAAATCCGCCTCCTCTCCCCGTCGAAGGACGACGTGTGGGGCGTCAGGCCGCGGAACAAGGAGCAGACCTTCGCCCTCGACATCCTTCTCGACGACTCCGTCAAGCTCGTGACCCTCGCCGGGAAGGCCGGAACCGGAAAGACGCTGCTGGCGATCGCGGCCGGCTTGCGGAAAACCTCGGACGAGGAGGTGTACCAGCGGATGCTCGTTTCCCGTCCCGTCCTCCCGATGGGAAAGGATCTCGGGTTCCTCCCGGGAGACGTGGAGGAGAAGCTCAAGCCCTGGATGCAGCCGATCTTCGACAACGTGGAATACCTGTTCGGATTCAACCGGAAGAAGCGGCAGGGCGGTGTGCGCGGGTACCAGGAGTTGATGAACCTCGGGATCCTCGAGATCGAGCCGCTCACTTACATCCGTGGCCGTTCCATCCCGAACCAGTTCATCATCGTGGACGAGGCGCAGAACCTGTCTCCGCACGAGGTGAAGACGATCATCACCCGCGCTGGGGAGAACAGCAAGGTGGTCCTGACGGGCGACCCGTACCAGATCGACAACCCCTTTGTCGATTCCGCGAGCAACGGCCTCTCCTGCACGGTGGAGAAGTTCAAGGGCGAGGCGATCGCGGGGCACGTTCTTCTCGTCAAGGGGGAGCGCTCCCCGCTCGCGGAGCTCGCCGCGAACATACTTTAG